ATAAGGTACAGATATTCTATCCCGAAGTCAACAAAAAGACTCTCCCCGGCCCGTTCCGCGCCCGGCATCCGTGAAGGCGCTTATACACTGCAAAGCCGGGTGTCTAACCCCCATTTCTCACCAAATATTTCTTGACACCCATGACGCTACCAAACATACTCATTTTTACGGGGGGGTTGATATGGCGGAAGAAAAAGAAGGCGGGCGAAAGCGCCGCACATCCGGCAGACGGGCGGGGACCCTCGCGAACGGCAGCGTCAAGAACGGACGGGGTGCCGGGAAGCCGGCTCCGAAGCCGCATGCGAAAGGCAAAGCCGTCTCACGTGCGAATAAAAGACGGCCGCCGTCCGGGGTAATCGATGCGGTGAAAGGCGTTGTGCGCGAAAGACCGGTGCTCTCCGTCATTGCCGCGTTCGCTGCCGGAATCCTTATCGGCTTCAGTCCCGGCCGCAGGTAACGGGGCCGATTTCCGGGTTGCGGGCCGTGCGGCATCAAGGGGGATATCATGGAGCTTACAGGTATTTTCGAGTACGACCCGGTGGAAGTCAAAGTCCTGGTCCATGTTGTGGTGGCCATGCTCTTGGGCGCGCTCGTAGGGCTCGATCGCGAGTTCGAGGGCAAGCCGGCGGGGCTGAGGACCAACATGCTGGTGGCGGGATCGGCTGCGCTCCTGGTATGGTGCGGGCGCATGGTCGTGCCGTGGTATGGTCTCGGCGAGATGGCGCTCGGGTCCGACCCTCTCCGTATAATCGGCGCGATAATAACAGGCGTCAGCTTCCTCGGCGCGGGCACGATAATAAGAGGCGGCGGGTCCGAAAAGGTCCACGGCCTCACGACCGCCGCGACGCTTCTCTTCGTGGCTTCCGTCGGCATATGCGTCGCTCTTTCGAAGATAGTGATAGCGATAGGCGTCACGGTGCTCGCACTTCTTACCCTCCGGGGTGTAGGGCATGCCGAGGACTTGATCCGCACCATCCGGACGGGCCGCAAAACCCACTGAAATCATTGCCGATTTTGCTATTTTTCCACGGCGATAAATTTCCATCGCAACCGGTTTTCACTTGTGCTAGATTTAGGGAAGCTTTTCAGAAACCCGGATCACGGGGAGTGCATCATGCTTGGATGGGCCGTTACGTTTCTCGTTATTGCAATAGTTGCGGGGATACTCGGATTCGGCGGGATAGCCGGAACTGCGGCGGGGATAGCGAAGATACTGTTTTTCGTCTTCCTGATTATCTTTATAGCCTCCCTGGTACTGGGCAGACGTCCTCCCGCGTGACGCGTGCGTCGCACCCGCGTCACCTCCCGGGACTATCATCGCTCCTCTCCACGAGCGCCTGCGGCGTATCGCCGGTTATAAGCCGAACCCCTCTCTTCCTCGTGAAGTAGTTCCACGCCCACTGGAAGAGGACGAGGACCTTGTTGTCGAATTCTATGAGGTAGCTTATGTGAACGAACGCCCATATGAGCCACGCCGGAAAGCCCGAGATCTTGAGCTTTCCGATGTCGGCCACGGCGGAGTTCCGCCCTATGACCGCGAGGTTCCCCTTGTCGAAATATCTGAAGTCCTTCGTCTCCTTGCCGGCCAGCCTGTCGGCTAT
This sequence is a window from Thermodesulfobacteriota bacterium. Protein-coding genes within it:
- a CDS encoding MgtC/SapB family protein gives rise to the protein MELTGIFEYDPVEVKVLVHVVVAMLLGALVGLDREFEGKPAGLRTNMLVAGSAALLVWCGRMVVPWYGLGEMALGSDPLRIIGAIITGVSFLGAGTIIRGGGSEKVHGLTTAATLLFVASVGICVALSKIVIAIGVTVLALLTLRGVGHAEDLIRTIRTGRKTH
- a CDS encoding DUF1328 domain-containing protein, with product MLGWAVTFLVIAIVAGILGFGGIAGTAAGIAKILFFVFLIIFIASLVLGRRPPA